Proteins found in one Terriglobales bacterium genomic segment:
- a CDS encoding discoidin domain-containing protein, whose amino-acid sequence MRSRAFALVSKLIIGGLVPLWLLAGVATSQESSEQTAARLQELTHSLVQLSQRQPSGRPQSETLGDQAEALARVRSQLWLQLAATSPADALRLSLPPDVVSTLHESAKPFVETDARHSGQLEVMVEDYADRHRMRYFLKARDQKLELYFAANPPEHILSGAMVQVQGKQLGNVLLMESAQNLAPQNLSQTAASGTPAPLTNTFGVQSTIVILVNFQDNPVQPFDVPTTQDVVFNQVNGFYMENSQNQTWLVGDVFGWFTIAVSSSSCDFAQIQSQGEAAAINAGAILSNYNHFIYAFPNIPGCGWEGLANLGGSPGHAWVNGFMNLQVVGHEMGHQFGLLHSHSLDCGGLTLGSNCTKIEYGDAFDIMGHTVAGHFNAFQKERLGWLNYGSSLPIQFIQSSGTYTIAPYEDLSPGPKALKLLQSVDPSTGFTTYYYAEYRQDLGFDSVLSPYPASTQGVLIHSGDPSSPNNLYLLNMNPKDTTFYTAALAVGENFSDPTSGVSLTTVKADAKGAVVNVTLNPPACAPANPAITISPSQSAQVAPGTTVQFTVTVTDQDSYTCNPATFTMRAFLPNGFTSTFTNASLTLAPGATGQTTLFLTSSPGTASGSYSFTTVAANAPYASGINGTYVVTNAGDFSISANPSSVSIPQGGNGSTTISTAVSGGFSSALTLSASGLPSGATASFSSSALPAPGSGSVTLIFTVGASVPVGSYAVTVNGVGTGVNHSTNVTLSVTAPGSPPPPPPPPQISGPIPQSGWKLLYVDNQETVCGSYGGANAFDSDPNTMWQTQYCNGSPSVPHEIQIDLGATYPISGFRYKPRQDGRSRGNIKQYEFYVSLGGTNWGSPVASGNLITSASDSSEKSVTFSTVVSGRYVRLRAISEVNGGPWTNVAELNVLASGSTSGGGNSNPTVASLTLTPSSVAGGSSSTATVTLSAAAPAGSAQVGLSSGTPSVASVPAAVNLVQGQTSTTFTVTTTAVNSPTSSVITASYNNSSASATLGVTSLAPQPDFTIAANPIAVTVSPGGSGTSTVTTTVTGGFNSAISLSASGQPAGVTATFSPASIPAPGQGNSTMNISVGQNTAPGTYTLNVGATGGNIGKNASVTLTVVNTPPPPPPGSSPRSIPQNGWKLLYADSQETYCGNYAATNAFDGNFSSMWQTQYCSGSPDLPHEIQIDLGATYNVAGFRYLPRQDGKARGKITAFEFYVSTDGVNWGAASATGTLITNSTDAAEKQVLLAAPLAARYVRFRALGEINGGPWTSMAELNMLQQ is encoded by the coding sequence ATGCGTAGTCGCGCGTTCGCTCTCGTCTCCAAGCTAATCATCGGTGGATTGGTTCCGCTTTGGCTGCTAGCGGGAGTAGCGACCTCACAGGAATCGAGCGAGCAGACTGCTGCTCGGCTGCAAGAATTGACGCATTCGCTGGTTCAGCTCAGTCAGCGCCAGCCCTCAGGTCGGCCACAATCCGAAACTCTGGGCGATCAGGCTGAGGCTCTGGCACGCGTCCGCTCTCAGCTTTGGCTGCAGTTGGCGGCCACCTCGCCCGCAGACGCACTGCGTCTCAGCCTTCCTCCTGACGTAGTTTCGACGCTGCACGAATCCGCCAAGCCATTTGTGGAGACAGATGCCAGGCACAGCGGACAACTCGAAGTCATGGTGGAGGATTACGCCGACCGCCATCGCATGCGCTATTTCCTGAAGGCTCGGGATCAGAAGCTTGAACTCTATTTTGCTGCCAATCCGCCGGAACACATCCTCAGCGGTGCGATGGTGCAGGTTCAAGGCAAGCAATTGGGAAACGTCCTGCTGATGGAATCAGCGCAGAACCTTGCTCCCCAAAACCTGTCTCAGACCGCAGCCAGCGGAACACCGGCACCATTGACTAACACCTTTGGGGTGCAATCCACGATCGTCATCCTGGTGAACTTCCAAGATAATCCGGTCCAGCCCTTTGACGTACCTACCACGCAGGATGTGGTCTTCAATCAGGTCAATGGCTTTTATATGGAGAATTCTCAAAATCAGACCTGGCTGGTTGGGGATGTGTTCGGCTGGTTCACCATTGCGGTGAGTAGCAGCAGTTGTGATTTTGCTCAGATTCAGAGCCAGGGCGAGGCGGCTGCAATCAATGCAGGCGCGATTCTCTCCAACTATAACCACTTCATATACGCGTTCCCGAATATTCCAGGGTGCGGTTGGGAGGGCTTGGCCAACCTGGGCGGTTCACCCGGTCATGCCTGGGTCAACGGCTTCATGAATCTGCAGGTCGTAGGGCACGAAATGGGCCACCAGTTTGGACTCCTGCATTCTCACTCACTGGATTGCGGTGGCCTCACTCTCGGCAGCAACTGCACGAAGATCGAGTATGGCGATGCTTTTGACATCATGGGCCACACGGTTGCTGGACACTTCAATGCCTTTCAGAAAGAGCGGCTGGGATGGCTGAACTATGGGTCCTCCCTGCCCATACAGTTCATCCAGAGCAGCGGAACTTACACCATTGCGCCTTATGAAGACCTTTCACCGGGACCGAAAGCTTTGAAGCTGCTGCAAAGCGTCGATCCCAGCACTGGCTTCACGACTTACTACTATGCTGAATACCGTCAGGATCTGGGATTCGACAGCGTGCTCAGCCCATATCCTGCGTCCACGCAGGGAGTGCTGATTCACAGCGGCGATCCTTCCTCTCCCAACAACCTATATCTGCTGAATATGAACCCCAAGGACACCACGTTCTATACGGCCGCATTGGCAGTGGGAGAGAATTTCAGCGATCCCACTTCCGGTGTTTCACTCACAACGGTCAAGGCCGATGCCAAAGGGGCGGTGGTCAATGTCACTCTCAATCCTCCGGCTTGCGCTCCGGCGAATCCCGCGATAACCATTTCTCCATCGCAAAGTGCTCAGGTTGCGCCCGGCACCACTGTTCAGTTCACAGTAACGGTAACTGACCAGGACAGCTACACTTGCAATCCCGCTACGTTCACTATGCGGGCCTTCCTGCCCAACGGGTTCACCTCAACCTTTACGAATGCATCACTGACCCTGGCTCCCGGAGCGACCGGACAAACGACGCTTTTTCTAACTTCGTCTCCGGGCACAGCCAGCGGCTCCTATAGCTTCACAACTGTGGCAGCAAACGCACCGTACGCCAGTGGCATCAACGGCACTTATGTGGTCACAAACGCTGGCGATTTCTCCATCTCCGCTAATCCATCTTCTGTGAGTATTCCTCAAGGCGGAAATGGTTCCACCACGATCAGCACTGCAGTCAGCGGCGGTTTCTCGTCAGCGCTGACGCTCTCGGCCTCAGGCTTGCCGTCGGGAGCAACCGCAAGCTTCAGTTCGTCCGCTCTGCCTGCGCCTGGCAGCGGCAGTGTGACTTTGATTTTCACCGTTGGCGCAAGCGTCCCCGTCGGCTCCTACGCGGTCACTGTGAATGGAGTGGGCACAGGAGTAAACCACAGCACGAATGTAACGCTTTCGGTAACAGCCCCAGGCTCGCCGCCTCCACCGCCTCCGCCTCCCCAGATTTCCGGACCAATTCCCCAGAGTGGCTGGAAACTGCTCTACGTTGACAATCAGGAGACCGTCTGCGGATCTTACGGCGGCGCCAATGCCTTTGACAGCGACCCGAATACGATGTGGCAAACCCAGTACTGCAACGGCAGTCCATCCGTTCCGCATGAGATTCAGATCGACCTCGGAGCCACTTATCCCATCTCCGGTTTTCGCTACAAGCCGCGACAGGACGGCAGATCCAGAGGCAACATCAAACAGTACGAATTCTATGTAAGCCTCGGTGGCACGAATTGGGGCTCGCCAGTGGCCTCTGGCAACCTCATCACCAGTGCCTCCGATTCGTCCGAGAAGTCGGTCACATTCAGCACTGTAGTCTCCGGCCGGTACGTGCGCTTGCGAGCGATCAGTGAAGTGAACGGCGGTCCGTGGACCAATGTGGCAGAACTGAACGTGCTGGCGAGCGGCAGCACCTCCGGCGGCGGCAACAGCAACCCAACCGTGGCGAGCTTGACGCTTACTCCCAGCTCCGTAGCCGGAGGCAGTTCTTCGACGGCAACCGTCACCCTCAGCGCAGCAGCTCCTGCCGGTAGTGCGCAGGTCGGCCTTTCCAGCGGGACCCCTAGTGTGGCTAGCGTCCCCGCTGCGGTGAACCTCGTGCAAGGTCAGACGAGCACGACTTTCACCGTGACTACCACCGCCGTCAATTCCCCCACGAGCTCAGTAATCACCGCAAGCTACAACAACTCCAGTGCCAGCGCTACGCTGGGAGTTACGTCCTTAGCGCCGCAGCCCGACTTCACCATCGCCGCTAACCCTATTGCCGTAACGGTCTCTCCCGGCGGTTCCGGAACTTCGACCGTGACTACTACCGTGACCGGAGGCTTCAACAGCGCCATCAGCCTTAGCGCGAGCGGCCAACCGGCAGGAGTGACCGCCACCTTTAGTCCGGCTTCGATTCCCGCTCCGGGCCAGGGCAACTCGACCATGAATATTTCTGTTGGCCAGAACACCGCACCCGGCACTTACACCCTGAACGTGGGAGCGACTGGCGGCAATATCGGCAAAAATGCTTCCGTCACCTTGACGGTGGTAAACACGCCCCCACCGCCGCCGCCCGGATCATCTCCTAGGTCGATCCCGCAGAACGGCTGGAAGCTGCTGTATGCGGATAGCCAGGAAACCTACTGCGGCAATTACGCTGCCACGAACGCTTTCGATGGAAACTTTAGTTCGATGTGGCAGACCCAGTACTGCAGCGGAAGCCCAGACCTGCCCCATGAGATTCAGATTGACCTGGGCGCCACTTACAATGTCGCCGGATTCCGCTATCTTCCGCGTCAGGACGGAAAGGCCCGAGGCAAAATCACTGCCTTCGAGTTCTATGTCAGCACCGACGGCGTCAATTGGGGTGCTGCCTCCGCTACAGGAACGCTCATTACGAACTCGACCGACGCGGCAGAGAAGCAGGTGCTGCTCGCCGCGCCTCTGGCTGCCCGCTATGTCCGTTTTCGCGCCCTCGGCGAGATCAATGGTGGTCCCTGGACCTCAATGGCAGAGCTGAACATGCTGCAGCAATAA
- a CDS encoding DUF1223 domain-containing protein: MRVFRTMALLSGLVASLVLTNPANAQVTNPVVLELFTSEGCSSCPPADALLMKLEQPGAVAGAEIIALAEHVDYWNDLGWNDRFSSHALTRRQGQYASRFSLNSVYTPQLVIDGRFETVGSDSAVVLRKIAQAATKPKPAKISLIWKTYATASLPESKGGAADTADNDLPGSRSLAIDVHQAGPGHARVFLALTESGLSTSVAGGENGGRVLHHPALVRSLRDLGQLRDGNFSQNLQVPIDPQWKLQNLRVVVFVQQPESGEILGAAALNYH, translated from the coding sequence ATGCGAGTGTTTCGCACCATGGCGCTCCTATCGGGTCTGGTTGCATCCCTCGTGCTTACGAACCCAGCGAATGCCCAGGTAACCAATCCCGTAGTGCTGGAACTATTCACATCTGAGGGGTGCTCGAGCTGTCCTCCGGCAGATGCTCTGCTGATGAAACTCGAACAGCCGGGCGCGGTTGCGGGAGCCGAGATCATCGCACTTGCTGAACACGTCGATTACTGGAACGATCTGGGCTGGAACGACCGCTTCTCGTCTCATGCACTCACCCGGCGGCAAGGACAGTATGCTTCCAGATTTTCGCTGAATTCGGTCTACACACCGCAATTGGTAATCGACGGGCGCTTTGAAACCGTCGGAAGTGATTCGGCTGTAGTCCTGCGCAAGATTGCTCAGGCAGCAACCAAACCGAAGCCGGCGAAGATTAGCCTGATCTGGAAGACGTACGCAACTGCGTCGTTACCTGAGAGCAAAGGTGGAGCTGCGGATACTGCGGATAACGATCTGCCAGGATCGAGGTCGCTTGCCATAGACGTTCATCAGGCTGGTCCTGGTCATGCGCGAGTATTCTTGGCGCTTACGGAAAGCGGTCTCAGTACATCTGTTGCTGGTGGTGAGAACGGCGGAAGGGTGTTGCATCATCCCGCGCTGGTGCGGTCTCTACGTGACTTAGGTCAGCTCCGGGACGGGAATTTCAGCCAGAATCTGCAAGTCCCCATCGATCCCCAGTGGAAACTGCAGAATCTGCGAGTTGTTGTCTTTGTTCAGCAACCGGAAAGCGGAGAAATTCTGGGAGCAGCTGCGCTGAATTATCACTAA